The segment CGCGGTGGCGGGGATCGCGGGAAGCTGCGAGGCCACGTCCGGGCAGGTGATCGTGCCGACGGCCCCGGCGTTGCCCGCGTTACCGGCGTTGCCCGCGTTCCCGGCGTTGTTGTTGCCGGTGTTCGCGTTGTTGCCCGCATTACCGGCGTTACCGGCATTGCCCGCGTTGCCGTTCGCCGCGCCGCCCGCGTTCGCCGCGCCGCCCGTGTTGAGGGCGCAGCCGGCCAGCGCGTCGAGGCCCTGCGGCTTGGTGCCCTTGCGGCCGATCGAGATGGCGATGCGGTCGATCGTGGACACGCGCTTGTCCTTCAGCGGGCCGAGGATCGCGTTCTGCACGAAGTTCGCGCCGCCCTGGCCGACCGTGTCGACCAGGCGCTTGTTGGCCTCCGCGATCTGGGTCTGGAGCAGCGCGAGGTTGCGGTCGACCTCGGCCTGCGCGGTGGCGGGGATCGCGGGAAGCTGGGAGGCCACGTCCGGGCACGCGATGGTGCCGGGGCTGGCGAGGGTCTGGGCGTTGGTGGCGCCGCTGCTCTTGGACTCCCCGGCGAGGGCGGAGTTGACGACCACCGCGCCGGTCAGAGCCAGCGCGGCGGCCGCGCCGATGACCACCACACGACGCTTGTTGTACTTAGGAAGAGCCCTGGACATGCGGAAGCCTCACTTGGGTCAGGAGTGGGTTGACAAACGCGGCGCCGGCGTTCAGTGGTGAGTACGGGAAAGCGGTTGCCGTTGTTCAAAGTCCTTTTGAAAACTTCTCGGAACCGGGAACCGGGCGGCACCGGGACGCCGGATTGACGATTCATGCAGTGCCCTGCATAATCATGCAGGTCGGACAGTGCAGTCGTGAGGAGCAACGCAAGTGAGCAGCAACAGCGGTGACGTACGGCTCTGGGGCGGGCGTTTCGCCGACGGTCCCGCCGAGGCCCTGGCGAAGCTGTCCGCCTCCGTCCACTTCGACTGGCGGCTCGCTCCCTACGACATCGCCGGGTCGCGGGCCCACGCGCGTGTGCTGCACAAGGCGGGCCTGCTGACCGAGGACGAGCTGACCCGGATGCTCGACGGTCTCGACCGACTCGAGGCCGACGTGGCCGACGGATCCTTCGTGGGCACCATCGCCGACGAGGACGTCCACACCGCCCTGGAGCGCGGCCTCCTGGAGCGCCTCGGCGCCGACCTGGGCGGCAAACTGCGCGCGGGCCGCTCGCGCAACGACCAGGTCGCCACCCTCTTCCGGATGTACCTGCGTGACCACGCCCGGATCATCGGCGCTCTGATCGCCGATCTCCAGGACGCCCTGATCGGCCTGGCCGAGGCGCACCCGGACGTGGCGATGCCCGGCCGCACCCATCTCCAGCACGCCCAGCCGGTGCTCTTCGCCCACCACGTCCTCGCGCACGTGCAGTCGCTGTCCCGGGACGCGGAGCGCCTGCGGCAGTGGGACGAGCGCACGGCCGTGTCGCCGTACGGTTCCGGCGCCCTGGCCGGCTCCTCCCTCGGCCTGGACCCGGAGGCCGTCGCGAAGGACCTCGGGTTCGAGCACGGCAGCGTCGGCAACTCCATCGACGGCACGGCGTCGCGCGACTTCGTCGCCGAGTTCGCCTTCATCACCGCGATGATCGGCGTGAACCTCTCGCGGATCTCCGAGGAGATCATCATCTGGAACACGAAGGAGTTCTCCTTCGTGACGCTGCACGACGCGTTCTCCACGGGCTCGTCGATCATGCCGCAGAAGAAGAACCCCGACATCGCGGAGCTGGCGCGCGGCAAGTCCGGCCGGCTGATCGGCAACCTCACCGGTCTCATGGCGACCCTCAAGGCCCTCCCGCTCGCGTACAACCGCGACCTCCAGGAGGACAAGGAGCCGGTCTTCGACTCCTGCGACCAGCTCGAGATCCTGCTCCCGGCCTTCACCGGCATGGTCGCCACGCTCACCGTCAACCGCGAGCGCATGGAGGAGCTGGCCCCGGCCGGCTTCTCGCTCGCCACCGACATCGCCGAGTGGCTGGTCAAGCAGGGCGTGCCGTTCCGTGTCGCCCACGAGGTGGCCGGCGAGTGCGTCAAGGTCGCCGAGGCCGACGGCAAGGAGCTGGACGGCCTCACCGACGAGCAGTTCGCGAAGATCTCCCCCCACCTCACCCC is part of the Streptomyces asoensis genome and harbors:
- the argH gene encoding argininosuccinate lyase produces the protein MSSNSGDVRLWGGRFADGPAEALAKLSASVHFDWRLAPYDIAGSRAHARVLHKAGLLTEDELTRMLDGLDRLEADVADGSFVGTIADEDVHTALERGLLERLGADLGGKLRAGRSRNDQVATLFRMYLRDHARIIGALIADLQDALIGLAEAHPDVAMPGRTHLQHAQPVLFAHHVLAHVQSLSRDAERLRQWDERTAVSPYGSGALAGSSLGLDPEAVAKDLGFEHGSVGNSIDGTASRDFVAEFAFITAMIGVNLSRISEEIIIWNTKEFSFVTLHDAFSTGSSIMPQKKNPDIAELARGKSGRLIGNLTGLMATLKALPLAYNRDLQEDKEPVFDSCDQLEILLPAFTGMVATLTVNRERMEELAPAGFSLATDIAEWLVKQGVPFRVAHEVAGECVKVAEADGKELDGLTDEQFAKISPHLTPEVRSVLNVPGALASRDGRGGTAPSAVAVQLAEVKADVAGQHAWATAKDKK